One genomic window of Mustela erminea isolate mMusErm1 chromosome 13, mMusErm1.Pri, whole genome shotgun sequence includes the following:
- the LOC116571498 gene encoding translation initiation factor IF-2-like, whose protein sequence is MGRTANPLPCYLVCLFMLESHERSSWESASGKNTGRSEVRAILSSLFLGSASHAARPGKRRCRSCSSPGDPGSGPQGWGGAARGPSTHRIAQNGSTISKQYRSLTREGWGSSGAANGRSGDTKEPWRNFFSPSRRRGAGTAPRGPPGERGSAAQRGRAPAPGSQPPPRLWREPFPRVSKKCQVLRCPHPASEPTSPPPLLLRLRASPAAALPGRPQRLFSRGGGGGGSAWRGSGRPDSRLLLRDRSHDTGKLRQDGSRYPARLCCSGAHPPPAPPPASSTALLPPHPTPRRPPRAPPLHFLRSPPPVPSGEPLPRGPGGAGGGGGRSVAGGGGRGSRRGAPRPRPTPPPGRPGTAARLGRELCSFPSNYLSEQRAGGRPKEGPALPEDLPVSVRGALWGARGVSARVSRPPALLPSCPPSSLSSFVASTLGHDAAWAASPPPSWEFAVWTHSEHRSTWDRTRT, encoded by the exons CTTTTCCTGGGCAGCGCATCCCATGCAGCCCGCCCAGGAAAACGACGCTGCCGGAGCTGCAGCAGCCCGGGGGACCCGGGCTCGGGGccgcagggctggggaggggcagctcGGGGGCCGAGTACTCACAGAATTGCTCAAAATGGCAGCACTATAAGCAAACAATATCGCTCACTTACCCGGGAAGGCTGGGGCAGCTCCGGGGCGGCGAACGGGCGCTCGGGCGACACAAAGGAACCATGGAGAAACTTTTTCAGCCCGAGCCGACGGCGGGGCGCAGGGACAGCGCCTCGGGGCCCACCAGGAGAGCGCGGCTCAGCAGCCCAGCGGGGGCGAGCGCCCGCCCCAGGTTCGCAGCCCCCTCCGCGGCTGTGGCGGGAGCCATTTCCAAGAGTTTCCAAGAAGTGTCAGGTCCTCCGCTGCCCGCATCCTGCCTCGGAGCCGACCTCCCCGCCGCCGCTCCTCCTGCGCCTCCGCGCGAGCCCTGCCGCGGCGCTCCCGGGCCGGCCCCAGCGCCTCTTTT CccgcggtggcggcggcggcggcagcgccTGGCGCGGCTCGGGGCGGCCGGACTCGCGGCTGTTGCTAAGAGACCGGAGCCATGACACAGGGAAATTGCGGCAGGATGGCAGTCGGTACCCGGCCCGACTCTGCTGCTCGGGGGCgcacccgccccccgccccgccccccgcctcctcCACGGcgctgctccccccccaccccactccgcGCCGGCCTCCCCGCGCTCCCCCCCTTCACTTCCTCCGCAGCCCGCCGCCAGTGCCTTCGGGGGAACCGCTTCCCCGAGGACCGGGAggcgctgggggggggggggggcgaagtgtggcggggggcggggggcggggaagccGGCGGGGCGCACCTCGGCCTCGGCCTACCCCGCCCCCGGGGCGCCCCGGGACCGCCGCCCGCCTTGGCCGGgagctttgttcttttccctccAACTACCTGTCTGAGCAGCGGGCCGGAGGGCGCCCAAAGGAAGGGCCGGCACTCCCGGAGGATCTGCCCGTCAGCGTCCGAGGGGCGCTCTGGGGCGCGAGAGGGGTCAGCGCCCGCGTCTCCCGCCCTCccgccctcctgccctcctgtcctccctcttccctctcctcttttgTTGCCTCCACTCTCGGACACGACGCAGCCtgggctgcttctccccctccctcttgggAGTTTGCGGTGTGGACGCACAGCGAGCACA GATCCACTTGGGACCGTACCCGCACTTAA